A genomic stretch from Natronincola ferrireducens includes:
- the hslO gene encoding Hsp33 family molecular chaperone HslO: protein MKSTVIRAITADNSVRAFIANTTNMVEKARQTHQASPVAIAALGRTMTAASIMGLMLKSENHKLTVKINGSGELGPIVVVGNSHGNVKGYVGNPLVEGDYIKPGKLNVGKAVGVKGDITIIKDLGLKDPYIGTSPLVSGEIGEDLASYFVNSEQQPSAVALGVLIEKDYRIKAAGGFIIQVLPHIAEETLAKLEEKIISLEPITSLMDRGMKEEDILHYILGDMSPRILDKYEVDFVCDCSKDRFEKALISIGKKDLKEIIEEDEGAELVCHFCNKKHYFNKEELQSLLDEI, encoded by the coding sequence ATGAAAAGTACAGTGATCAGAGCTATTACTGCTGATAATAGTGTTCGTGCTTTTATAGCAAACACCACAAATATGGTGGAAAAAGCAAGGCAAACTCATCAAGCCTCACCAGTGGCCATAGCTGCTTTGGGTAGAACTATGACGGCAGCTTCTATTATGGGATTAATGTTGAAAAGTGAAAATCACAAATTAACTGTTAAAATTAATGGTAGTGGAGAGTTGGGACCTATCGTAGTAGTGGGTAACAGTCATGGTAATGTGAAGGGGTACGTTGGCAATCCACTAGTAGAGGGTGACTATATAAAGCCTGGAAAATTAAATGTAGGTAAAGCTGTAGGGGTAAAGGGTGATATTACCATTATTAAGGATTTGGGCTTAAAAGACCCCTATATAGGCACAAGCCCTTTGGTATCGGGAGAAATAGGAGAGGATTTAGCGTCTTATTTTGTGAATTCAGAGCAACAACCATCGGCAGTGGCATTAGGGGTATTGATAGAAAAAGACTACAGGATTAAGGCTGCTGGGGGATTTATTATTCAAGTATTACCCCATATAGCAGAGGAAACATTAGCAAAATTAGAAGAAAAAATTATTTCCCTAGAACCTATAACTAGTTTAATGGATAGAGGAATGAAGGAAGAAGATATTTTACACTATATTTTAGGAGATATGTCACCTCGGATATTAGATAAATATGAGGTGGATTTTGTTTGTGATTGTAGTAAGGATAGATTTGAAAAAGCATTAATTAGTATTGGTAAAAAAGATTTAAAAGAAATTATTGAGGAAGATGAAGGTGCTGAGCTAGTTTGTCATTTTTGCAATAAAAAACACTATTTTAATAAAGAGGAATTACAAAGTTTATTGGATGAAATTTAG
- the ilvN gene encoding acetolactate synthase small subunit, with the protein MDKYVLSVLVENQPGVLSRVAGLFSRRCYNIDSLTVGETENDKLSRMTIVLKGDVQSLDQIKKQLNKLIDVVQIVELKPHEAVYRELALVKVKADEATRASILEVVDIFRGKVIDIANEHLTVEMTGDHDKVLAFIDMMKSYGVKEIVRTGLTALGRWSN; encoded by the coding sequence ATGGATAAGTATGTACTTTCTGTATTGGTAGAAAATCAACCAGGAGTATTAAGTCGAGTGGCAGGCTTGTTTAGCAGAAGATGCTATAATATCGATAGTTTAACGGTTGGAGAAACAGAAAATGATAAATTAAGTAGAATGACTATTGTGCTAAAGGGAGACGTTCAATCTTTAGACCAAATTAAGAAACAGTTAAATAAACTTATTGATGTAGTACAAATTGTAGAGCTAAAGCCCCATGAGGCAGTCTATAGGGAACTTGCTCTTGTAAAGGTTAAGGCAGATGAAGCTACTAGAGCTTCAATTTTGGAGGTAGTAGATATTTTTAGAGGTAAGGTTATCGATATTGCCAATGAACATTTAACAGTGGAGATGACAGGAGATCATGATAAGGTATTGGCCTTTATTGATATGATGAAAAGTTACGGTGTTAAGGAAATTGTCCGTACTGGTTTAACAGCTTTAGGAAGATGGAGTAATTAA
- a CDS encoding cold-shock protein has translation MEKGTVKWFNAEKGYGFISRENGDDVFVHFSAITMDGFKTLEEGQTVQFEIVQGDKGPQATNVSRA, from the coding sequence ATGGAAAAAGGTACAGTTAAATGGTTTAACGCTGAGAAAGGTTATGGATTTATTTCAAGAGAAAATGGAGACGATGTATTCGTACACTTTTCAGCAATTACTATGGATGGATTCAAAACATTAGAAGAAGGTCAAACAGTTCAATTTGAAATTGTTCAAGGAGACAAAGGACCTCAAGCCACAAACGTATCTAGAGCATAA
- a CDS encoding small, acid-soluble spore protein, alpha/beta type gives MTKNKPKEEFTQDLMMKYEIAEELGLIDKVKNMGWGGLTAKETGRIGGLMTVRKKQMKKSSEEQQNSL, from the coding sequence ATGACAAAAAACAAACCCAAAGAAGAATTTACTCAGGATTTGATGATGAAATATGAAATAGCAGAAGAACTAGGACTCATCGATAAAGTAAAGAATATGGGCTGGGGTGGTTTAACAGCTAAAGAGACTGGAAGAATCGGTGGTTTAATGACAGTAAGAAAAAAGCAGATGAAAAAATCATCGGAAGAACAGCAAAATAGCCTATAG
- a CDS encoding M20 metallopeptidase family protein has protein sequence MVLSIGVKELLEELKSIRRDLHRIPELGFEEYKTSQYIANYLQSLDVNYEAQVLKTGVIAYFKGKNPQRTYCFRADMDALGMEEQNDIQFKSIHSCKMHGCGHDGHMAILLGFAKFLSKHMERLNDNIVLLFQPAEEGPGGAEPILKEGFLKKYGVEEIYGLHLFPGIDEGKIGIRPGSMMSQNGEFDILVKGQSAHGAMPHIGVDSIIIVSEMVLGMQSIISRSINPISPAVLTIGRLEAGEKRNIIAKKGILEGTIRTFSQEEYDRIKNRMMDFKRGLEASYQCEIEMIFRDMYPTVYNDEILTEKFIVAQEKSAIEIIDPIMLAEDFAFYQKEIPGVFFFLGTKNEEKGFVHPLHNGQFNFDEKVLGDGLQSFINLLEYRGSLKI, from the coding sequence TTGGTCTTATCCATAGGAGTGAAAGAGTTATTAGAAGAATTAAAAAGTATTCGCAGAGATTTACATAGAATTCCTGAATTGGGGTTTGAAGAATATAAAACCTCTCAATACATTGCAAACTATTTACAAAGCTTAGATGTGAATTATGAGGCACAAGTTTTAAAAACAGGTGTTATTGCCTATTTTAAAGGAAAAAATCCCCAAAGAACCTATTGTTTTCGTGCTGATATGGATGCTTTAGGCATGGAAGAACAAAATGATATACAATTCAAATCAATACATTCCTGTAAAATGCATGGCTGTGGTCATGATGGCCATATGGCAATTTTATTAGGCTTTGCTAAGTTCTTATCAAAACACATGGAGAGGCTCAATGATAATATAGTTTTACTATTTCAACCTGCCGAAGAAGGTCCAGGAGGAGCTGAACCTATACTAAAAGAGGGGTTTCTAAAAAAATATGGAGTGGAGGAAATCTATGGTTTGCATCTTTTTCCTGGGATAGATGAGGGAAAAATAGGAATTCGACCAGGATCTATGATGTCTCAAAACGGTGAATTTGATATCCTTGTTAAAGGACAAAGCGCCCATGGTGCAATGCCTCATATTGGTGTAGATAGCATTATCATTGTCAGTGAAATGGTTTTGGGGATGCAGTCTATTATTAGTAGAAGCATTAACCCCATTAGTCCAGCAGTACTAACCATTGGAAGGCTTGAGGCTGGAGAAAAGAGAAATATCATTGCAAAGAAAGGGATTTTAGAAGGAACGATTCGCACCTTTAGTCAAGAAGAATATGATAGGATAAAAAACAGGATGATGGATTTTAAAAGGGGATTGGAAGCAAGTTATCAATGTGAAATTGAAATGATTTTTAGAGACATGTACCCTACTGTATATAATGATGAAATACTAACAGAAAAATTTATTGTAGCTCAAGAAAAAAGTGCAATAGAAATCATTGATCCAATTATGTTAGCAGAGGATTTTGCTTTTTACCAAAAAGAAATTCCTGGAGTTTTTTTCTTTTTAGGAACTAAAAATGAAGAAAAAGGCTTTGTTCACCCCCTCCATAATGGTCAGTTTAATTTTGATGAAAAGGTGTTAGGTGATGGGTTACAAAGCTTTATAAATTTATTAGAATATAGAGGTTCATTGAAAATATGA
- the dapD gene encoding 2,3,4,5-tetrahydropyridine-2,6-dicarboxylate N-acetyltransferase — translation MSNEFHNLPKYLNLTEAEAIAEFIKQSKKTTPVKAYVQGKLQFTGSKDVKIFGQENFWVIIGEFEEVRNILDNNRKNIQHYHLENDRRNSAIPLMDLFHLQARIEPGAIIREGVEIGKNAVIMMGAVLNIGAKIGENTMIDMNCVIGARGIIGKNVHVGAGTVIAGVLEPPSKEPVIIEDEVFIGANAVVLEGIRVGKGAVIAAGSVVTKDVPANTVVAGMPAKVIKVKDAKTVDKVKLLEGLRG, via the coding sequence ATGAGTAATGAATTTCATAACTTACCGAAGTACCTTAATCTCACGGAAGCAGAGGCAATAGCAGAATTTATAAAACAGTCAAAAAAAACTACTCCCGTTAAAGCTTATGTTCAAGGTAAACTTCAATTCACTGGGTCAAAAGATGTTAAAATTTTTGGCCAAGAAAACTTCTGGGTAATCATTGGAGAATTTGAAGAGGTTAGAAACATTCTAGACAACAACAGGAAAAATATTCAACATTACCATCTAGAAAATGATAGGCGAAACTCTGCAATTCCCCTTATGGATCTTTTCCATCTTCAGGCCCGTATTGAACCTGGTGCCATCATCCGTGAAGGTGTAGAAATCGGTAAAAATGCTGTTATTATGATGGGAGCAGTATTAAATATAGGTGCTAAAATTGGTGAGAATACCATGATTGATATGAACTGTGTCATTGGGGCAAGAGGAATTATTGGAAAAAATGTTCATGTAGGGGCGGGAACAGTCATAGCTGGTGTTTTAGAACCTCCCAGTAAAGAGCCTGTTATTATTGAAGACGAGGTTTTTATAGGAGCAAATGCCGTGGTATTGGAGGGTATTAGGGTAGGAAAAGGAGCTGTTATTGCTGCAGGTTCAGTTGTCACCAAGGATGTACCAGCCAATACAGTAGTGGCTGGTATGCCAGCAAAGGTAATTAAAGTAAAGGATGCTAAGACGGTTGACAAAGTAAAGCTTTTAGAGGGTTTAAGGGGATAA
- the hpt gene encoding hypoxanthine phosphoribosyltransferase, with product MDIEKKVWEVLCSEEDIKTRLKELGKQLSEDYKNRNLYIISLLKGSFIFTADLVRELTVPVKINFITTSSYGHDVESSGYVEILEDITEDLTGYDVLVVDDITDSALTMDSVVKHLEKKRPASIKSCVLLDKPERRKVEFAPDYVGFTIPDKFVVGYGLNFGDYYRNIPYVFVVTDQER from the coding sequence ATGGACATAGAAAAAAAAGTCTGGGAAGTTCTCTGTTCAGAGGAAGACATAAAAACAAGGCTAAAGGAATTAGGAAAGCAGTTATCTGAAGACTATAAAAATAGAAATTTATATATTATATCCCTATTAAAAGGTAGTTTCATTTTTACAGCGGATTTAGTAAGAGAACTAACGGTTCCAGTAAAAATAAACTTTATCACCACCTCTAGTTATGGGCATGACGTAGAAAGTAGTGGCTATGTAGAAATTCTAGAAGATATAACTGAAGATTTAACTGGGTATGATGTTTTAGTGGTGGATGATATTACAGATTCTGCATTAACAATGGATAGTGTGGTAAAGCATCTTGAAAAGAAAAGACCTGCCAGCATTAAAAGCTGTGTGTTATTGGATAAGCCTGAAAGAAGAAAGGTAGAATTTGCACCTGATTATGTAGGATTTACTATTCCTGATAAATTTGTCGTAGGTTATGGTTTGAACTTTGGAGACTACTATCGTAACATTCCCTATGTTTTTGTAGTAACTGATCAAGAACGATAA
- the leuC gene encoding 3-isopropylmalate dehydratase large subunit: MGMTMTQKILAAHAGLDTVKAGQLIEANLDLVLGNDITTPVAVKEFTRIGVKEVFDKSKVAIVPDHFTPNKDIKTAEQCKMIREFAHEKEVENYFEIGEMGIEHGLIPEKGLVVPGDVAIGADSHTCTYGALGAFSTGIGSTDMAAGMATGKCWFKVPSALKFVLKGKPSKWVSGKDIILHIIGMIGVDGALYKSMEFVGEGVKNLSMDDRFSMANMAIEAGGKNGIFMVDDKTLEYVKQHSSKEYTIYTADEDAVYDETYEIDLATIRPTVAFPHLPDNTRSIDVVGDVKIDQVVIGSCTNGRIEDLRVAAEILKDKKVAKGVRVIVFPVTQKVYLQALQEGLIETFIKANVVVSTPTCGPCLGGHMGILAKGERAIATTNRNFVGRMGHPESEVYLASPAVAAASALTGKITNPEDVA, encoded by the coding sequence ATGGGAATGACAATGACACAAAAGATTTTGGCTGCCCATGCAGGATTAGATACTGTAAAGGCAGGACAATTGATCGAAGCCAATTTAGATTTAGTTTTGGGGAATGATATTACCACGCCAGTGGCAGTAAAGGAATTTACTAGAATCGGAGTTAAAGAAGTATTTGATAAGAGTAAGGTGGCTATTGTACCAGATCATTTTACTCCTAATAAAGACATCAAAACAGCAGAGCAGTGTAAAATGATCCGAGAGTTTGCCCATGAAAAAGAGGTTGAAAATTATTTTGAAATAGGAGAAATGGGAATAGAGCATGGTCTTATTCCCGAAAAGGGATTAGTAGTACCAGGAGATGTTGCCATTGGGGCAGATTCCCATACCTGTACCTATGGAGCCTTAGGAGCATTTTCCACTGGAATTGGCAGCACTGACATGGCGGCAGGAATGGCTACTGGGAAATGTTGGTTTAAAGTACCCTCTGCTTTGAAGTTTGTATTAAAGGGGAAGCCATCTAAGTGGGTTAGTGGTAAGGATATTATCCTCCATATTATTGGGATGATTGGTGTAGATGGGGCCCTCTATAAATCGATGGAGTTTGTAGGGGAGGGTGTGAAAAATCTTTCAATGGATGATAGGTTTTCCATGGCCAATATGGCTATAGAGGCTGGAGGAAAAAATGGTATCTTTATGGTGGATGACAAGACATTAGAATATGTAAAACAACATTCTAGTAAAGAGTATACTATTTATACAGCTGATGAAGATGCTGTATATGATGAGACCTATGAGATTGATTTAGCCACCATTCGTCCTACTGTTGCATTTCCTCATTTACCTGACAATACTAGGAGTATTGATGTGGTAGGAGATGTAAAGATTGATCAGGTGGTCATTGGGTCCTGTACAAATGGCAGAATAGAGGATCTCAGAGTAGCTGCTGAGATTTTAAAGGATAAGAAAGTAGCAAAAGGGGTGAGGGTAATCGTGTTTCCTGTTACCCAAAAGGTATATTTACAAGCCCTACAGGAGGGATTAATTGAAACCTTTATAAAGGCTAATGTGGTGGTGAGTACCCCTACATGTGGACCTTGTCTTGGAGGGCATATGGGTATTTTAGCTAAAGGAGAAAGAGCTATAGCTACTACTAACAGAAACTTTGTGGGACGGATGGGGCATCCGGAATCAGAAGTTTACTTAGCAAGTCCAGCAGTAGCGGCTGCTTCAGCTTTAACAGGTAAAATTACAAATCCAGAAGACGTAGCATAA
- a CDS encoding type II CAAX endopeptidase family protein encodes MEQGRKLKVVDANILYLIGAILFFTIGFYFQHLNLNLGLIITQYVLILLPPIVYLTINKIPIKRTMRFNKIRPKHSFLVICITLLMYPTAVLVNAIFMAVLSFLGNLNIPEIPTATNATEYILLIFIISISAGICEEVFFRGFILPGYEQLGKRKAIVFSSILFGIFHFNVYNLFGPIVLGLVFSYLVILTNSIYAGIIGHIINNGFAVTLGYILNRLSHFVEENQEAAAEVSTTTALLMSIVFFGIIAIISGMIALKLAGIIKKDMDEQKKSTEENNFLQDEEKYEEEILSVSLRDYIPLLLVVPLFFLVAFIQVKEIIGLG; translated from the coding sequence ATGGAGCAAGGAAGGAAACTAAAGGTAGTAGATGCAAATATTTTATATTTAATTGGAGCAATACTTTTTTTTACAATTGGATTTTATTTTCAACATTTAAACTTAAATCTAGGTTTGATTATAACCCAATATGTTCTAATTCTTTTGCCCCCAATTGTTTATTTAACAATAAATAAAATACCTATAAAAAGAACAATGCGATTCAATAAAATTAGACCAAAACATAGTTTTTTAGTAATATGTATAACACTGCTCATGTACCCTACGGCTGTTTTAGTCAATGCCATATTTATGGCTGTGTTAAGCTTCCTAGGGAATTTAAATATTCCTGAGATACCAACGGCTACGAATGCAACAGAATATATATTGTTGATTTTTATTATTTCTATATCTGCTGGTATTTGTGAAGAAGTGTTTTTTAGAGGGTTTATACTTCCAGGTTATGAGCAACTGGGGAAGAGAAAAGCAATTGTTTTTTCCTCAATTCTATTTGGAATCTTTCACTTTAATGTATATAATTTATTTGGACCCATTGTTTTGGGTTTAGTATTTTCCTATTTAGTGATTTTAACCAATTCAATTTATGCTGGTATTATAGGACATATTATCAACAACGGATTTGCTGTTACTTTAGGATATATTCTCAATAGGTTATCCCACTTTGTGGAAGAAAATCAAGAGGCCGCCGCTGAGGTATCTACTACCACAGCCCTTCTAATGAGTATAGTATTTTTTGGAATTATTGCTATTATTAGTGGAATGATTGCCCTTAAGCTAGCAGGTATTATAAAAAAAGATATGGATGAACAAAAAAAATCAACAGAAGAGAATAACTTTTTGCAAGATGAAGAAAAATATGAAGAAGAGATACTATCTGTATCCTTAAGGGATTATATCCCTTTATTGCTGGTGGTACCCTTGTTTTTCCTAGTGGCCTTTATACAAGTTAAAGAAATTATTGGTTTAGGCTAG
- a CDS encoding 2-isopropylmalate synthase: MASHIKIFDTTLRDGEQSPGCSMNLQEKLQVAKQLERLKVDVIEAGFAIASPGDFAAVQAVAQAVKNCRVASLARALPEDIDRAYEAVKYAEAPRIHTFIATSDIHMKYKLKASKEEVLERAVSMVKYAKKYCSDIEFSAEDASRSEVAFLYEIFEAVIKAGATVINIPDTVGYTTPDEFYNLILNIKNNVPNIDLAEISVHCHNDLGLAVANTVAAAKAGATQLECTINGIGERAGNAALEEIVMALNTRKDVYGFTTGIETTEIYPASRLVSKLTGMRIQHNKAIVGDNAFAHESGIHQHGVLAHKSTYEIMTPESVGLTKNKLILGKHSGRHAFEERLKSLGYHLSKEELNKTFQEFKNLADKKKVVYDKDLEALVEEKSVNTKEIYKLGQFVINSGNTITSTAIVKLWNNEEEVEKVATGHGPVDAAFKAIDKIVGNGFTLEDYALNSVTEGEDAQGEAVVKIKLDEDIYNGRGISTDVVEASIKAYINAINKMLNELAWQEE, translated from the coding sequence ATGGCAAGCCATATAAAGATATTTGATACCACATTAAGGGATGGGGAACAATCACCGGGTTGCAGCATGAATCTTCAAGAAAAATTACAGGTGGCTAAACAACTGGAAAGATTAAAGGTGGATGTAATTGAAGCAGGTTTTGCTATTGCATCTCCTGGAGATTTTGCAGCGGTGCAGGCTGTTGCACAAGCTGTTAAAAATTGTAGAGTGGCAAGCTTAGCTAGGGCACTACCTGAGGATATTGATAGGGCCTACGAGGCGGTAAAGTATGCTGAAGCTCCTAGAATCCATACCTTTATAGCTACATCAGACATACATATGAAATACAAGTTAAAGGCCAGCAAGGAAGAGGTTTTAGAACGGGCTGTCAGTATGGTAAAGTATGCAAAGAAATATTGTAGTGATATAGAGTTTTCAGCAGAAGATGCTTCTAGAAGTGAAGTGGCCTTTTTATACGAAATCTTTGAAGCCGTTATTAAGGCAGGAGCTACAGTAATCAATATTCCTGACACAGTAGGTTATACAACCCCAGATGAGTTTTATAATCTTATCCTAAATATTAAGAATAATGTACCTAATATAGATCTAGCAGAGATATCTGTTCACTGTCATAATGATTTAGGATTGGCAGTTGCCAACACCGTAGCAGCTGCTAAAGCTGGAGCTACCCAACTAGAATGTACCATTAATGGTATTGGAGAAAGGGCTGGAAACGCAGCTCTAGAAGAAATTGTTATGGCATTAAATACAAGAAAAGATGTTTATGGTTTTACTACTGGTATTGAAACAACAGAAATTTACCCTGCTAGCCGTTTAGTGAGCAAACTAACTGGGATGAGGATACAGCATAATAAGGCAATTGTAGGAGATAATGCCTTTGCCCATGAGTCTGGTATACATCAACATGGGGTCTTGGCCCATAAAAGCACCTATGAAATTATGACACCAGAGTCTGTTGGTCTTACCAAAAACAAACTAATATTAGGAAAGCATTCTGGGCGCCACGCTTTTGAAGAACGGTTAAAATCTTTAGGCTATCATTTGAGTAAGGAAGAATTAAATAAAACCTTTCAGGAATTTAAAAACTTGGCGGACAAAAAGAAGGTTGTTTACGATAAGGACTTAGAGGCATTGGTAGAAGAAAAATCTGTAAATACAAAGGAAATCTATAAATTAGGACAGTTTGTAATTAACAGTGGGAACACAATTACATCAACGGCTATCGTAAAGTTATGGAATAATGAGGAAGAAGTAGAAAAAGTGGCTACCGGCCATGGACCAGTGGATGCTGCCTTTAAGGCTATTGATAAAATTGTAGGTAATGGATTTACTTTAGAAGACTACGCATTAAATTCCGTTACTGAAGGAGAAGATGCCCAAGGTGAGGCGGTTGTCAAGATTAAATTAGATGAAGACATCTATAATGGTAGAGGTATTAGTACCGATGTAGTAGAGGCCAGTATTAAGGCCTACATCAATGCCATTAATAAAATGTTGAACGAATTAGCATGGCAGGAGGAGTGA
- the cimA gene encoding citramalate synthase, with amino-acid sequence MNKKIEIFDSTLRDGAQAEGISFSVEDKIKIVRALDALGVSYIEAGNPGSNPKDLEFFLRMKNEKLKHGKLTAFGSTRRPDTQVEEDSNVQSLLEANTPTVAIFGKSWDFHVTDIIKTTLDENLAMIKDTIAFLKQRGKEVIYDAEHFFDGYKNNPDYALATLEAAKLGGADWLVLCETNGGAFPDEVYNITKKVCEKLGVKVGIHCHNDGGMAVANTIMAVEAGATQVQGTYIGFGERCGNVNLTTVIANLQLKREKQCILEDQLVNLASTARMVAEISNVSMNEREPYIGNSAFAHKGGMHIDGVTKAPHSFEHIDPRRVGNKRRILMSEVSGKSTVLSKIQKVNPNIKKNSPETQKLIERLKELEYEGYQFEGAESTFELIIRKHLGKYKPFFELKYYKIIEENHARGENTSSALVKINVDGKDEMTVAEGVGPVNALDKALRKALETFYPQLTEVYLTDYKVRVLDTTETTDAKVRVLIESTDGYNLWTTVGVSTDIIEASWIALVDSIEYKLIKDIEEKVRAYI; translated from the coding sequence ATGAATAAAAAAATAGAAATATTTGACTCCACACTAAGAGATGGAGCACAGGCAGAGGGCATCTCTTTTTCGGTAGAAGATAAGATAAAAATAGTAAGAGCATTAGATGCTTTGGGTGTCAGCTATATAGAAGCTGGCAACCCTGGCTCTAACCCTAAGGATTTAGAATTTTTCCTTCGTATGAAGAATGAAAAACTAAAACATGGAAAACTAACTGCTTTTGGAAGCACCAGAAGACCTGATACACAGGTGGAAGAGGATAGCAATGTTCAATCTTTACTGGAGGCTAATACACCGACAGTAGCAATATTCGGGAAAAGTTGGGATTTTCATGTTACAGATATTATAAAAACTACCTTGGATGAAAACTTAGCTATGATTAAAGATACGATTGCCTTTTTAAAACAAAGGGGCAAGGAAGTTATCTATGATGCAGAACACTTTTTTGATGGATACAAAAACAATCCTGACTATGCTTTAGCAACTCTAGAAGCTGCAAAATTGGGAGGAGCTGATTGGCTTGTTCTCTGTGAAACCAATGGGGGGGCTTTTCCTGATGAAGTGTACAATATTACAAAGAAAGTTTGCGAAAAGCTTGGGGTTAAAGTGGGGATTCATTGTCACAACGACGGTGGGATGGCAGTGGCAAATACGATTATGGCAGTAGAAGCAGGAGCTACACAGGTACAGGGAACCTATATAGGATTTGGAGAACGCTGCGGAAATGTAAACTTAACTACTGTTATTGCTAATCTTCAGCTTAAACGAGAAAAACAGTGTATTCTAGAAGATCAGTTGGTAAATCTTGCTTCAACTGCTAGAATGGTGGCTGAAATATCTAATGTAAGCATGAATGAAAGAGAACCCTACATTGGCAATAGTGCCTTTGCCCATAAGGGGGGCATGCATATAGATGGTGTTACTAAAGCTCCTCATTCCTTTGAACATATTGATCCTAGAAGGGTTGGTAACAAAAGGCGGATATTAATGTCAGAAGTTTCTGGAAAATCTACAGTGTTATCTAAAATTCAGAAGGTGAATCCAAATATAAAGAAAAATTCTCCAGAAACTCAAAAGCTTATTGAGCGATTAAAGGAATTAGAGTACGAGGGTTATCAGTTTGAAGGGGCTGAAAGCACTTTTGAACTAATTATTCGTAAACATCTTGGTAAGTATAAACCCTTTTTTGAATTAAAATATTACAAAATTATTGAAGAAAATCATGCTCGTGGAGAAAACACATCTTCGGCATTAGTAAAAATCAATGTGGATGGTAAAGATGAAATGACAGTGGCAGAAGGGGTAGGCCCGGTTAATGCTTTAGACAAAGCTCTGAGAAAAGCGTTGGAAACCTTTTATCCACAGCTAACAGAGGTTTATTTAACAGATTATAAGGTGAGGGTATTAGATACAACTGAGACCACTGATGCAAAAGTAAGGGTACTAATTGAATCTACTGATGGATATAATCTGTGGACGACAGTTGGTGTTTCAACTGATATTATTGAAGCCAGTTGGATTGCTTTAGTAGATTCCATTGAATATAAACTAATTAAAGATATAGAAGAAAAAGTACGGGCATACATTTGA
- the ilvC gene encoding ketol-acid reductoisomerase codes for MTKMYYENDCNLGLLEGKTVAVIGYGSQGHAHALNLHESGVDVIVGLYEGSKSWSLAEEAGLKVAIAAEAVAAADVVMMLVNDEKQAKLYRESVEPNLKAGNYLAFAHGFNVHFGQIVPPEDVNVFMVAPKGPGHTVRSQYEKGRGVPCLVAVYQDVTGNTKDVALAYAAGLGGARAGIIETTFEEETETDLFGEQAVLCGGVTELIKAGFDTLVEAGYQPEVAYFECLHEMKLIVDMINQGGLSYMRYSVSDTAEYGDYTAGKRIVTEDTRKEMKKILEEVQDGSFAKNWILENQANRPAFSAKRRMEQNHPIEVVGKELRKMMTWLKK; via the coding sequence ATGACAAAAATGTATTATGAAAATGATTGTAACTTAGGATTATTAGAAGGAAAAACAGTGGCGGTTATAGGCTATGGTAGTCAAGGCCATGCTCATGCTCTTAATCTACATGAATCTGGTGTAGATGTAATAGTAGGGTTGTACGAAGGAAGTAAGTCCTGGAGCTTAGCAGAGGAAGCAGGATTGAAGGTTGCTATAGCAGCAGAGGCAGTAGCAGCAGCAGATGTTGTTATGATGCTGGTAAATGATGAAAAACAAGCTAAATTATATAGAGAAAGCGTAGAACCAAACTTAAAGGCAGGGAATTATTTAGCCTTTGCCCATGGCTTTAATGTACACTTTGGTCAGATTGTACCACCAGAGGATGTAAATGTATTTATGGTTGCACCTAAAGGGCCAGGACATACTGTAAGAAGTCAATATGAAAAAGGTAGAGGGGTACCTTGCTTGGTAGCAGTTTATCAGGATGTTACAGGAAACACAAAGGATGTTGCATTAGCTTACGCAGCAGGCCTTGGGGGAGCTAGGGCAGGGATTATTGAAACCACCTTTGAGGAAGAAACAGAAACTGATTTATTTGGAGAGCAAGCTGTACTATGTGGTGGTGTTACAGAATTAATCAAAGCTGGGTTCGACACATTGGTAGAAGCAGGTTATCAACCAGAGGTAGCATACTTTGAATGTTTACATGAAATGAAACTGATTGTTGATATGATCAACCAAGGTGGTCTTAGTTATATGCGATATTCTGTAAGCGATACAGCAGAATATGGTGATTACACAGCAGGAAAGCGTATTGTAACAGAGGATACAAGAAAAGAAATGAAAAAGATACTAGAAGAGGTACAGGACGGCAGCTTTGCAAAGAATTGGATTTTAGAAAACCAAGCAAATCGCCCAGCCTTCAGTGCAAAGAGAAGAATGGAACAAAATCATCCAATTGAAGTAGTAGGAAAAGAATTGAGAAAAATGATGACTTGGCTTAAAAAATAA